Genomic window (Dasypus novemcinctus isolate mDasNov1 chromosome 10, mDasNov1.1.hap2, whole genome shotgun sequence):
TAGAGAGGTATAAAGAAATGCCATTTGAAATGGACACAGACCTATCTCCCTCTCTGGAAAGCAAAGCATGGGGACGAGAAAAGCAGGATTCTGGATGAACTGAGACGGGGAGGGGAGTGAGATTTAAGAAGCCAGGACCCCTCCACCCCTCCAAACACAGTTATACATACCAATAGATGCTACAAAATTCTCTTCCTTTAAGCTCCTGGTGTCTAGTTCCTTAGGACCCTTTCCTGCAGTACTTGGTGCCCAAGGTCCCAGCTGGGGAACTCTCAGCTGTGCCATAGTCTTTGGGTCTCCCCTGGCAGTCAGGCCAGGATCCTTGCCAACTGGTGTACTGACACTCTCTGTTGGACTTCTTTTCCGCTTGTCTGGTTCTGGGAAAAGATCAATATAAAAAGTAGTCAAATGAGGTTAGTAGGTGGGAAGCAAGGTATGGAGAAGCAAGGATACAGGAGGGTGTGGAATGGAAGAAGTGCAAGGAAAGCCGGCCTCTTATTTGTATGATGGAGAAATATCTGCTATATATAAACACGCACTAGAAAATAAAATCCCAAAGCCTGATGGGAAGCAGCTTGTTGGGAAATCAGTCATAGGGATAAGTAAGCTCCCTTTGGGAGACACGAGGCCCACCTGGCACAATCCCTACCTTTACTGTAGTAGTGGGTCTGAGCGATCTCCAGAAGCCCAAAGATGCTGGCCATGCCGCCCAGACCTGCATGGGCATAGGACTGCTCCAGACTGAGGACTGTACACTTGAGCAGGTCTAACATCCCCTTGTACACCTTTCGGCTGATCTCCTGCAACAATAACCCAGGGGCTAGAGTCGGCAAAATTGCCTTTGGTGCCCATGTCCCACCTGCCAGTTGATTCCAACTCCCAACTCCACACACTGACCACATCTGGGATGATGTCCTGCCGGGAATCCTCCTCTGACTGTACTGTGCGGTTCAGCTTGCTCAGGACAAAGACCCGCAGCTGCTCACTCTCCAGCAGCCGCCGTACCTTCTTCATGTTGAGCCAGCCAACACCCTGGCCATCCAGCACACTGTGCACCACCTCCTTCAGGAACTGCTGGTTCTCACTAGGAGGGTCACATACCACCTCTGTGGTCATCAGCTCCTTTGCAGAGCATTCCCCCTGTCACCACACTAGATATTGCCTCCAGGGCCAAAACACAAAGTCAAGTCTCTAAATGGCCAATTCTAGCACATACCCCACCTCTCCAGATAACCTGGGGTGCCTGAGTACCCACCACAGCTGTTTCACTGTCAACACTGTAAGCTATTATGCTTGCCTGGGATTGAATCAGAATGGGAAGTGCTGGCAGGAAATTCATTTCATCTCTACCCTACTGAGAGCTTTTCTCCCACTCTCGAGTATCCCTAAAGTTTTGTCTAGGAACCACTACCTCTACCCAAGAACTTTGAAATGTGTTCTGCCATTTTTATTACCTAGAATTGCTGGATCGGCCCTGGGGTGATGGaggctctcttttcactgtcGGGCTGTGCTTAATGACAGATGACTTCTGATCCACTAAGGCCCTCCTGTTCCCTATAAGCCgggaagacaggaaagagagataTCACTATCGTAGCTTGGACGCTGGCGTGAGCACAGCCCTGGGCGGCCACGttccacacccactcccctgccGGGCTGGGTGAAGGTGGCACCAGGGCATCACACACAGGTAAAAACCAGCCATGGCAATGTggaggaggtggggatggagacTCAGGCCACTCCACATGCACCAGCAGCAGGCCCCATGGGCAAGCATGGGTGTCACGGGGGACGGGGCAAGGCAGGTCACTCATATGATGCCGCTTGCTCCATGAGGAGGATGGCCCTCAGGCAGGCACGGAAGATGCTAGGAAAAGAGAGGTCATGCACAGCTCACAGGCGAGACCCACCTTCGCCACTCCCGGGGCCGGCGTCAGTAACAATCTCCATTAGAGTATTTAGCCCAAATACTGGGACACAAAATACACAATTAGTAGGTGCACCACAATACCCCAATCCCTGTACCCCTCAATGGAGTTGTAAGTTAGATCATCTGAGCGTAATCACAAAGCTTGAAGAGTGCGTATAACCTGGGTTCTTGGGCACCTCGGAGCTGGAAGCCTGATCCAGGTGATCAGGAATCAAACAAGGCTCTAGGAAAGGCCACCCCTTAAGACCATGGCCTCACAAAACCTGTACGGACAGGGCAAATGACACGAGGAGCCTTTGCGTACTACACAGGCACATGCATGAAGGAGGGACCACTAGGTTTTCATTAAACATCCAGCATGGGGGTCCAGAGGGCTTGCAGGTATGCACAGGGAAGGGCCCTATCTGGCAGGCCCCAtcgtggagtggggtggggttgtGGGGGTACGAGATGGGAGGTGGATGGGAGGTATAAGCGCATCAAATGAGGTGAAGCTTTGGCATGCAATGAAAGAGTTATCAATTGCTCTCCTCTTCAAATGCATCAAAGGGAAAGCCAGGGGCACTAACACCTTTCCTTCCCTAACCCACCAGTCCTGTGTGGGCTCACTGGAGCAGGGCTACTTAAGTTCCTACATCACTAATGAGGAAGTCCTTTTgctcattgattttatttttccatccccAAGAAGGAACATTCCTTCAACTCCTGGCATTTTTATTCACTGGGGATGAGGGGTTACTTAAAGAAAACGTGGTGTTGCTTCTCACTGTACTTCCTACCATAATGAAATATCAGCATAAGATccagaaaaagtaaacaaaagtcAGATTAAATTCAGAAGAGTCCCTCAAACTGCGAGTGATTGCAAAGGAAATTCATGTAAAATCTTAACTGTCTTAGAAGTCAACCAACACTCCCTGGCTGGCCATAGGCCCTAGGTTGGCATGTGGCCAAAGTAAGAGGTTTCGTGACTCTGAGGACACTGCCAGACTCTCCACCACCATCCCCTGGTAGGCCAGCTCCTCAGGATGGGGTTCATTCTGAAGTTCAGGCAGTAGGGACCAGGCAGATGACTAGTGGTACCTGGTGATCCCTGTTAATCACGTACCTCTGACAAAAGTTCCCCCAGAAGCAGCACTCATCCCACAGATGTCAGTGTCCTAGATGACATAACAGGGCCTTTTTTAGCTACAAAGGTAGTTCCCATCTGAcaaacatcagaaaccatgatgTGCAGTGAAAGCCATGAGAAGCCATAAAGGGAAACAGCCAGGTCAGATGAGTCATCATACACGGGGCTCCTGACAAGCACCATTGGCTAAAATAACTCCCAGAGAATCCTGGTTTGGCAAAAGGGGAGCTGCAGTTACCTTTCAGACTAGGGAAGGGCGTGGTCTTCTCTCGGGCACCTTTGGTGGGCAGCGTGAGGTTGGAAAGACTGAAGCTTGTACTATGGTTCCGATATAGGCTGCCTATCAATGGGAAGGCGTGAGAGCCATGAGTTAGGGGGATAAAACGATCAGGGCATTGCACTTCAATGACTttatcatcttcacctccctcctCTGCAAACGTAATCTCAGTGCCTCTTTCATGGAAAGGATCAAGTCTAACTTAAGGAGCCACTGCCAGGATTGCTCACAACCCAGTAACAATTCTAATTACCACCCATAATAATGGCCGAGTCCCTCATGCCCTGCTTATATAGCCTGAAAGCCAGGAGTCACTGTGCCTCAGAGCTGAAGTTGGTGTGGTCTCTGGCTTCTGAAAACACTAGCAATCCCAATTATCCCCTGGGTTGGCTCTCTGTAATCCCTAGTCTGTTGACATCTGTACCAATACCATCCCTCAAAACTGGAAATATTCTCTTATGTAAAAAAGTCAATCTCATATAGATTTCAAAGCATGTTATGAAAAAGCCCCTCATCATGTAGAAAAGATTTTCGATAAACACCCAAACCAAATGTGACCAAAATATTTCCACAAAATTTATGTACAAACGTATGATTTTGAATACAATGCATATTTTTCAGTTGACCATTCAGCTGCCTTACCAGAAACAGACTGAAGCCTCCAGCTGTAAAGGTAATGACGAGCTGTCCTTGTCCTTTATTGACCTCACCTGTAAGTACCTTATTTGTATCATCCAAATGATCTGAATCAGGGCTTGGTAATGCCAACTCAGCCCTAATTCTAAAGTCctaagcaccatttgctgaagccAGGCCCTACTGCTGAGAAAATGGACCAGAAGAATGAGTGAGCTTAAGGCACTTACTGGCGAAAGACATGATGCCCCCGAAGCCCTCGGTGCTGTTGTTGGAGACGGTGGAGGTGGGAGAACTTGCTCTTGAGTCTGACTCTGCATCTGAGTCACTTGCCAGTTTCAAGCTGTTGGGCCGCAGCAGCTTTTGAGCCCTTGGAATGCACAGTGGCACCTATGAGCCCCAGGCTGGGGTACCTAATCCTGGGAGTGTGGGCCTTAAGCTACACTGCAGTCACCTCTCCCTTCCCTAGATCAGAGTACCACCCTCTGGGGATGGCAGGACCACGAGAGCATTCAGACTTCTCAGGCTCTCTGATTAACCCTCACCCAGGGTCCACTTTAGTGAGGTCCTTCAGTCTACCACCTAGAAGGGATCCCCAGGCTCTCACCGATTGCCATTGACATGTTGGCTGAATCGGGGAGTGTAACTTTCCCCCTGCTCCTCATCATCTTCCTCAGGGGGAAAGCCATATTGGGGCTCGAAGTATGGATTGTCATAGGTTGGCCGGCGCACTGACCCCTCTCCAATTTCTGTCTGATGCTTGTCCACGTTCGACTTGCCAATGCTGGGAGGCACGGTAGGGAGGGGCTTGGAGACACCTACTGCTGTCTTATCATCCATCTCTGCCGAGTCAGCAGGTTCCTAAGGGCCATATTAAATAAAAAGTAGTCACCTGGTGTCCAGCGATGCCTTCCTATGTTCTCAGTTTGGCTGGGCCAGGCCCAGCCTGTCAGATTCTCAGCCCaaggaatgcatgggaaaaaaaatctctgtgACACCCCTGTTCTCTGTCATCATAAACTCTATAAGGGGGATCTTAGCTACACCCTGAACAAAGCCCAGTAACCTCCTACTGGAATCAAAACTGTTTCCGATAGGCTCTAAGCTATAGGATCTAAGGGAAAAGATAGGAAGGCTGTGAGAAAAAAGGCAAATTAATGGTTACAACGTGGCTTTCCTAATGGAGATGAGGCCCACATCCCAAGCAGCTCTCACTTGTCCACCCCTCCAAAGTCTCACGTACAGAGTTGGCTCCGTGGATGACAGTGCTGGGGCTACTGCTGGCGGTGGTGCTGGAGCTAGAGCGCAGTGGGGGGTTTTCCTGGGTGTTCTCGCCATCTGGACCAGGCTCTTCTGCTTCCTTCTGGTTCTGCAGCTCATCAATCTCTACCTCACTGGCATCCCCCAGTGCCGCATGTGTCAGAGGATCCATATCTGTCAAAGCCCAAGGATGGCAGGTATATATACCACCCCAGAACCCCTGAGCTGGCCAATTCCACAACCCCCTCCAGGACACTTACTAGGAGTATCACCATTGATATCGCATTTCATCATCTCGCTGACAAAGTCACCAAGGGATGAGTAGGAAGAACTTGAGTCATCGTAATCCATACTATCACTACCACTGCAGAATGAAGaacagaaaaaacagaaagaaggggCAAAGAAAAGAATCATCAGACTGctttaagggaaagaaaaaggtgAGCACCCCTATCTCAAGaccaaggaacaaaataaaataaggaagccAAGAAAAAACTATCAGCCAAAATATAACCCAAGGCTTCAAAGACTGATCAAAACCTTCCGAGATTTTGCCCCATTGTGCTAAAGAAGCGCTGGTGAGAGCTTCCTGGCCTTAAAGAAGTGTTCTGCTGTCATAAGAGACTGCTCACCTGTCATCAGTTGGGTCAGAGTCAGAGGCACGTTCTGGTGGCATACTCAGCGCGTCAGCCATCTGAGAATTGCTATCATAGACTCGGTAATGGATGGGCTGCAGCTGATGAGCATACCACTTTGGCTTGTCACCAATCAGGGCTGGATCGAACATATCTACCCaaggagggtggggtgggaagaaCAGCATTAGCAGCACGGGGAAAAAAGGCAAGCAGGAAAAGTCTAAAGCAAACAGGAACAGAAGGGGCAGCTCAAAGATGAGAAAGGGAAAAGGCAAAAGGAAGAGCAATCAGGACAAAGGCAGAAGGTGGGCCAAGCAGAGGGCAGGGGGACTCACTGTTGTGAATTCGCTGGAAGGCATAGTTGGTGGGATTAAGGATCCATTCTCCAAAGTACTCCACAGCCTGAGTCCTGGCCAATTTCTCAGCAAAAGCAGTCTGCCGGGGACGTGAGGCTAGAAAGGAGCCAGCTTGAAAAGCTACCACAGGTCGAGGGAAGAGACGCAGGGTACGTGTGTGCATCTGAAAGCCCTGTAGCACGTTGGGGGAGTTGAAGAAACGTACCATGGCCACTCTGGGGAAGAAGGGGGTGGTGAGATCATCTGAGTCCCAAACACTGCTGGGTAAGAAGGCCCAAGATCCAAAATCACCCCCCAAAGCCATCGGTTAACAGGATTCCAAAATCAAAGCAAGAGATACCTTCAAGAATTCTCCATCTCTCCACCCAAGGTTTAAAAGGCCTAAGAGTGTAATGAACTCTTTCCTCTTTGCTTTAAGAGAGATGGCAAATACAAGTCAAATATCATACCCactttataaataaagaaattctGGCTTAGGGAAGTAGTCTGCTCCAAGATcactgagagagaaagagaccaaCTTAAGAATGTGTGATTGCAGAGTCTGCTTGGTCTTACCTGGTAGCAACATCCACAGAATCTACATCATTGCCATAGATGAGTGGATTGAATTCAGTGGAAGGAGTGGACTGCAGGTCATTAGAAGGCCTTCCCAAGAGAAGTGGGATATCCTGGCCCTCATGAAATTTCTCTAGATTGAGGATGGGCTGGGTGTTGAGACTCATGCTGGCTAGGGCCTATGGAATAAGAAGAAATCCTCATACAAGGCAGATTTCTGGGAGACAAGCCAATAGCATCTCCTAGGAAAGAGGCTTCTTAAAGTTTCCATATCACACTCTCCGCTGAAAAATTTCTGCAACAAAGAACTGTGCTAATATGCAGATCAAGGCCAACCCTTCAAGCCTTAATCTTTGAAATAagaatccaagtttttagtttcTGAAAAATAATCTAATTGTGTAAATTTTCAGCTCAAGCCAACGTAGCTCAAAGCAACCTGACCAGATCTGAAGTCTAGGGCAATGGTTTTCAAACCTTAATCATGAAATCTTGTTATTCAATTGAAATCTCATGTGGTGATATAAACAGCTGAAACATGTAAAAGCAGAGCTTCTCCGAAGGGCACAAGGACATAGGCTGAAGGACATAGGAACCAGAGCCTCAGGGCATAGTGCTCCCAACCTAAACCAGCCcctaagaggcttcaaagtgcAGTCTGAAAGTTACTGGTCTAGACTAGCAGAGCCCAAACTTAATGAGCATAGGAATGACTTAAGGATGTTAAAATTCAGATTCTAATTCAATAAATCTGGGGtgattgtacattttttaaaatcaattttattgatacctattcataaaaattacaatccatccaaagtgtactaattctgcatttttaacaagcccAGGTGATGCCAATGCTGCTGGTCTATTCACCACACTTTAAGTAGCAAGGATCAGAATACAGGGTCAATGAGCCCAGGGATCTTAGCTCCTATAAACATGTGAAGTATAATCCCATATATCAGCCCTTTCATACTAAGGCAATCATCAAGCATGAAACACCAGCAAGGAAAGACAGAGAGATTTCTGAATTTGTAATTCTCACCAGATTCTGTGGTAAAAGATATCATATTATATCCGCAGCAATGAAACAAGTGATACAAAAGGACCCATTTAAATCCAAATAGGTATCACCTAGAGCAGGGGTTTTatcaaggggtccatgagcttgaatagaaattaaaaaaacaacaacattattcttgtgggatgtgttggtgcaggcatgatatatttattaaataacacacagtataatgtggacttagtaaggggtccatggttttcatctgactggcaaaagggtccatggaacaaaaaaggttaagaacccctgaccaagggaagcagacttggctaaCTGCtggaacatccgcctaccacgtgggaggtccagggttcaaacccagggtctcctgacccgtgtggtgagctggttcatGCGCAGTGcggatgcacacaaggagtgccctgccacagaggagtgtcccccgcgtaggggagccccacgcacaaggagtgtgccccgtaaggacagccaccccccGTGAAAGTGCACCCTAtgtgctgacgcagcaagatgacacaacaaaaggagacacagattcccagtgctgctgacagccATGCacgtggacacagaacacacagcaaatggacacggagagcagacaactggcgaggtggggaggggagagatataaataaaaataaataaataaatcttcaaaaaaaaaaaaaaagcctgaccAAGAGGTACTACTAAATACCTCAGACAACACACAGGGAGATTCCTGAAGATCTTTCAGAACAGAGCAAGGATTCCTAAAATTAAATACAGTGCTATCTACTGGTGGTCCTACATAACACATAGAGCAGGACAAGGAAGTGGAGCCTTGTCATGTTTTACCTTCAGGTACTGTACTCAGCAtgcagaagaggaagaaaaaaatccatcaatGTAAGTGGACTTAAGGGACAACTCAAAAAAAGGAACTTTTGAAGGAAGGATTCTATAGGGACCTAGGGATagattcaaaaagaaaatataaaaaagtcaGATTGCCCAAACTACTACCATCTTACAAGACTGAGAGCGCTCCAAGGCCAAAAAGAATGGCAGGTATGGCAAGAAATGGGAATTGATGAGTTGTTTTATATTGCATTGTAATATAATTAGAGGGTAGGAGGGTATTAAATGAATTAGAAGGAATCTAAAAGGCACTTTTTGAGATAATATTCACCCTGCCACCCAGAAATGGGATACAACTCTCCTTAGGCTTCCTACTGCCCACTCAAGGCATAAAATCTGCACCACCTGAAGTTTGAAAGGAAGCTGGCTCTTAGAATAACTGTCTTTCTACCGCAATCCTGTATCATCTAttgcttccctttattttcttcattctttactTGCCTGCTTTAAATGTTTTTTCAGCTCTAATGATTCTGGTTCTGGCAGGATAGGTAGCACTTCTGCATTGGTTGGGGCAATCACCTGCACAAGAGGAAAGATAATAGGCATGTTCTTAGAATTGCTCAGGAGTTTCTCTTACATAACGGTAAATAGAAGAGGAAGTCGTATATACAATATTATCAGGGTACATATGAATTCATGCACACTACATATACTCATATATCTGATATACATACATATCTGAACGGAAATATATCTAAGTGTTATTGGTGATTATCTCAGGATAATAGGATTAcagtttttgctttcttctttacatttatttgtatttgctaAAGTTACAATGAATATATGTAAGGGTATCCTTGAGTCTATTACACTGCAGAATGTCAATAtaagtttgttctttttccccAAGTCTCCATCAAAAGACAGCTTCTTAATGGAAACCAGGCCCCAGGAAAGCCATCAGGAGATGACCTACACCATATGCAATGGTCTGGCAGCCACACCTGCCCTACTGCTCTTGGAGCATGCAGGAGGGGCACTTAGTTCTGGCAAAACTGAATCTTAAAATTCTTTGAGTCCTAACCAAGAGCCTTTTTAGACAACTTACTAGCCAATGAAGTAAAagcagaattgaaaaaaaatggattCAATGAGTCTCATAATAGAAAATAACCCACAACTTAGGTGCCTCTCCTGAGAGCAGTATAGAAAAACAGAACATAATCCTATTCCAGATCCTACAAATGTCTCAGCCAGGAACCTCACCCTACTGCTGTCCAGATCCACTAGCCACACATCATCAGGCATTTTAAAGTCCAGTTTGTAGAGGAAAAAGCTGGCAGGGACCCCAATGATGTATGGGGTTGGAGCCAGCAGCAGCtgtggaaaagagagagaggataagaaacaaagaataaaactTAGCATGATCAATTCCACTTAATGAGTCAGGATTTTTCTATATATGGAAGTTGAGGTCTACAATCCCTTTTCCAAAACTCTTCAAGGTTACATTATGTAACACCTGCAGCAAGGTTGGGGCCCACAGCCTATAATCATTAACATCAATAAAGCATTGGTTTTGCCACCAAAACAGTACTGGTCAGGTTAGATTTTGCTGATAAGTGATTGAGCACTAGTACTGACTGATGACTTCCTTGGGCACTGACTAAGCCCTCTCCCTCAgggagatgagaaatcagcacttaatcttattgggtatctcttgtatgtgattcattgcttttctcttgctgctctcagatttctctttgtctctgacattttgattagtatgtgtcttggagtaggtctattaggatttatttggATTGAAGTATGTTGTACTACTTGGACATGGAAaattatgtccttcaatagggctggacAGAGTTGGGAAGAGTAGAGGTGACAAAGCCAGAAAAGACTCACCTGCTCTGCTGATGCCATGCAGGTGGGAAGCAGTGGGATTACAGGAAACATATACTCCAGGGGGTAAATCATTGCCACGAATGCCATCACAGACATGGAGAGTGCATTGTAGTCTCGGGACTGTAGCACCATCTGCCACAAGCCATACCATAAGGATCACTCAAGAGTAGAATATAAGAAGTAGGAGAAAACACCTTCCAACACTGTACTTTAGTTTCTGTTCCACCATCCCTCCAGCTCTAGGAGCTCGGCTTCCACAATTACCAGTGCCCAATGCCCCAGCTGGCTTGCCACCTCCCAACCCAAGCACCACTGTCATCCTCTTGGGAATCACTCCTTTACTGTCCTAGTTCTTGTacacatacgcacacacacacccccaactCAGGATCACTCACTGAAACAGAACTTTTGATATTTTCAGAGAATTAGGTCAATAAAGTTAGGGATAATTCAACTGAGTAGCAAGCCTGTGAACATATTCCCACACAATACCAGTACCATAATTCAACCCACACCCACTGAGTACCTGCTGTATATCAGGCATCATGTTACCTCCTAGAGACGAAGCAATAAAAAATATGCAGAGATGCAAACTCTGTCTTGAAAGAACACATGGTCTAGCCTCTGCCATTCTTCAAAGCCCTTCCCCTAGAAAGCTGGCCCTCTCACCTTGTGCTCTAACAGGATGCAGGTTAGCACCTGAAGACAGGCGTCTACACCCAGAAGTTCCAAGGGAAGGTGTAATGGAAAATCCACTAGGGTGAATCGAGAGGGGTCTGGGAGAGCAAAGGTCAGAGCTGGCTGAAGCTCCTGGGGTAGGACCTCAATGTCCACTCGCTTCTGCCCAGAGATGGGTACTGGGGAGCGCAGTAGTCGATAGATCCAGGCCTcaatttctcgaaggtcatgcAGAAGGGCACTTGACTTCTCTTCCACAAGCAACGATCCAGTAAAAATGCGCCACATGGTGTCCCTGGAGAACAAACAGCAGGAAGAAGACACGTAAGCATCAGAGGCTGATACCCCACAGCAACCCAATATAATTAGAGGGAGTATTATGATGACAATTGGAAAAGGAGCATCAACAGGAAAGCCCACTCTTTTGGCTCAGACACTACCAGAGGTTATATATGAAGGAGTGAAAAAGTATGCAAAGAATGTATATgtgataaaatatttaggaataaatttaactaaggatgtaaaggacttgtacacagaaaactataaaacattactgaaagaaattaaaaaagatctaataaatgaaaggatatcccatgttcatggattggaaaattagATATTGTTAAAATGTTGTGATGGATTGAACTGCGCatcccagtttggacatgttcttggtcttggtagCATTCTGGTGGCTGTGGACTcactgtaaataagatctcttgggaagtggatgtggcttaagcagttgggtgcctgcctcctgcatgggaggtcccggattcagttcccagtaccgcctaaagaagataagacagcaaactgatgcgACAGctagctgatgcaaaaagatgatgcaacaagatgacacaacaagatgatgcaacgaagagacacaataaggaaaacaataagagacacaacaaccaGGAgcaggtggctcaagccattgggtgcctcccttccccatgggaagtccctggttcagtttctggtgcctcctaaaaagaagataagcacacaacaaacagacacagagagcagacagcaagagcaaaacaaaaaggggcaggggagaaaaacaaattaattaaataaattaaaaataaataaataaaataagatagcttcaagatgttacttcagttaagatgtggcccagctTAATCAGGTTGGGCTTAAACCggattgctggagtcctttataagcagtgGGAAAGTCAGACGGAGAAGGAAGCATGGGGAgtaaccagaagctggaagtcaatggaacccagaagagaaaggagaagatgccacggtatacattgccatgtgaaggaaaagtcaaggaacgagtattgccagcagccagcccctgcatgccacagtcttcaggcaGAATGATTGccttgccaataccttgattttggacttcacctagcctcaaaaccataagccaataaatccctattgCTAAGCCACCATATTataaggtatttgttttagcagttggaaaactaaaacagatgtcaattctacccaaagcaatttacagattcaatgctatACCATTCagaattccaatagccttctttgcaaaaatggaaaagccaatcagcaaattcatatggaagggtaaggggtcttaAATacccaaaatcatcttgaaaaagaacaaagccaGGGGATtcacactttccaatttcaaaacttattacaagctacagtaatcaaaacagtttggtactggcacaaggaaagacatacaaaccaatggaaatgaattaagagttcataaataaaccttcacattgatggtcaattgattttttacaagagtgttaagtccactcaatggggaaagaacagtttcttcaacaaatggtactgggaaaactggatatccaaaagcaaaataatgaaagtgtacccctacctcataccatatacaaaaattaactcaaaatggatcaaagacctaatataagaACTGAAACCATACTTGAAAAAAACACAGGAGCCATCTTCAGGATCTTATACTTGGCAACAGACTCTTAGACTTTACaccgaaagaaaaaatagataaattggatttcattaaatttaaaaaacttttgtgcatcagagGACATTATcataaagtaaaaagacaacctacagaatgtgagaaaatatttggaaactatatatctggTAAGGATTTAACATCAAGTGTTTATAAAGAaatactagggaagcagattggctcaactgataagagtgtctgcctaccatataggaggttcaggatttgaacccagggcctcctgacccatgtagtgagctggcccacactcagtgctgccatgcgcaag
Coding sequences:
- the MADD gene encoding MAP kinase-activating death domain protein isoform X37; its protein translation is MVQKKKFCPRLLDYLVIVGARHPSSDSVAQTPELLRRYPLEDHTEFPLPPDVVFFCQPEGCLSVRQRRTSLRDDTSFVFTLTDKDTGVTRYGICVNFYRSFQKRMPKEKGEGGAGSRGKEGARVTCASDEVGTESSESGSSLQPPSADSTPDVNQSPRGRRRAKGGTRSRNSTLTSLCVLSHYPFFSTFRECLYTLKRLVDCCSERLLGKKLGIPRGVQRDTMWRIFTGSLLVEEKSSALLHDLREIEAWIYRLLRSPVPISGQKRVDIEVLPQELQPALTFALPDPSRFTLVDFPLHLPLELLGVDACLQVLTCILLEHKMVLQSRDYNALSMSVMAFVAMIYPLEYMFPVIPLLPTCMASAEQLLLAPTPYIIGVPASFFLYKLDFKMPDDVWLVDLDSSRVIAPTNAEVLPILPEPESLELKKHLKQALASMSLNTQPILNLEKFHEGQDIPLLLGRPSNDLQSTPSTEFNPLIYGNDVDSVDVATRVAMVRFFNSPNVLQGFQMHTRTLRLFPRPVVAFQAGSFLASRPRQTAFAEKLARTQAVEYFGEWILNPTNYAFQRIHNNMFDPALIGDKPKWYAHQLQPIHYRVYDSNSQMADALSMPPERASDSDPTDDSGSDSMDYDDSSSSYSSLGDFVSEMMKCDINGDTPNMDPLTHAALGDASEVEIDELQNQKEAEEPGPDGENTQENPPLRSSSSTTASSSPSTVIHGANSEPADSAEMDDKTAVGVSKPLPTVPPSIGKSNVDKHQTEIGEGSVRRPTYDNPYFEPQYGFPPEEDDEEQGESYTPRFSQHVNGNRAQKLLRPNSLKLASDSDAESDSRASSPTSTVSNNSTEGFGGIMSFASSLYRNHSTSFSLSNLTLPTKGAREKTTPFPSLKGNRRALVDQKSSVIKHSPTVKREPPSPQGRSSNSSENQQFLKEVVHSVLDGQGVGWLNMKKVRRLLESEQLRVFVLSKLNRTVQSEEDSRQDIIPDVEISRKVYKGMLDLLKCTVLSLEQSYAHAGLGGMASIFGLLEIAQTHYYSKEPDKRKRSPTESVSTPVGKDPGLTARGDPKTMAQLRVPQLGPWAPSTAGKGPKELDTRSLKEENFVASIGPEVIKPVFDLGETEEKKSQISADSGVSLTSGSQRTDADSVTGVSPAVMIRSSSQDSEVSTVVSNSSGETLGADSDLSSNAGDGPGGEGGAHLASSRGTLSDSEIETNAATSAIFGKAHGLKPGVKEKLVGSPVRSSEDVSQRVYLYEGLLGRDKGSMWDQLEDAAMETFSISKERSTLWDQMQFWEDAFLDAVMLEREGMGMDQGPQEMIDRYLSLGEHDRKRLEDDEDRLLATLLHNLISYMLLMKVNKNDIRKKVRRLMGKSHIGLVYSQQINEVLDHLANLNGRDLSIRSSGSRHMKKQTFVVHAGTDTNGDIFFMEVCDDCVVLRSNIGTVYERWWYEKLINMTYCPKTKVLCLWRRNGSETQLNKFYTKKCRELYYCVKDSMERAAARQQSIKPGPELGGEFPVQDMKTGEGGLLQVTLEGINLKFMHNQFLKLKKW